One genomic window of Halovivax cerinus includes the following:
- a CDS encoding TlpA family protein disulfide reductase: protein MELESLRPNPTWDGASYEYVVETIETHRDELTYRIWAGDWCPDCRSALPDVGAALDAADVPDERIDARPVDRDKDGEGVDEYGIEYIPTIVVETDDGTEVARFVEDEALPPATYLADAIEEWAATA from the coding sequence ATGGAACTCGAAAGCCTCAGACCGAATCCCACGTGGGACGGCGCCTCCTACGAGTACGTGGTCGAGACGATCGAAACCCATCGTGACGAGCTAACCTACCGCATCTGGGCCGGCGACTGGTGTCCGGACTGTCGGTCCGCCCTCCCGGACGTCGGCGCGGCGCTCGACGCAGCGGACGTCCCGGACGAGCGGATCGACGCGCGACCCGTCGATCGCGACAAAGACGGCGAGGGCGTCGACGAGTACGGTATCGAGTACATTCCGACGATCGTCGTCGAGACGGACGATGGCACCGAAGTCGCCCGGTTCGTCGAGGACGAAGCCCTCCCGCCCGCGACATACCTCGCGGACGCGATCGAGGAGTGGGCTGCCACCGCGTGA